A portion of the Zootoca vivipara chromosome 6, rZooViv1.1, whole genome shotgun sequence genome contains these proteins:
- the PPM1N gene encoding probable protein phosphatase 1N, which yields MRDARCGRAAPLRLRRLLPPLLISPAAPSCPRRGPPPGGQGAGAGRRLAGPLGEAAKHPSHNGRQKLGERQKANCTAFRKRIGAASHRRPRQQQHRIPRGGSSPLGISGNTLRFMAKLLSMATFVRLLVAEAERRVSLFFKAEEAQEVPSFFLDKPQTEKQLEEGEVGGLRYGLGSMQGWRAHMEDAHTAQPQLPGALAGWAFFAVYDGHAGSTVAQFCARHLLEHVLEAEALSSQEEDPAAIKEAVREAFLAIDRRMQDLSRAEAWEHAGSTAVAVLVSPRHLYFINLGDSRALLCRSAAVTFYTDDHKPTKPKERRRIENAGGTVVLQRVNGSLAVSRALGDFGYKAVSWRGPTEQPVSPEPEVYQVVRCPDEDEFLVLACDGVWDTFDNAGLCAFVRSRLCLTGSPRDVCERVLDSCLYKGSRDNMTCIVVCFPAAPGVSQEALQKEQELDASLEKRVAELYDELLEQEGGPNVVSVFQRLATEVNPNLPPGGGLASKRAVIMEAYQRVKQSREEQEVPAPSANAASD from the exons ATGCGGGATGCGCGCTGCGGCCGCGCTGCCCCCCTGcgcctccgccgcctcctcccgCCGCTGCTCATCTCCCCCGCGGCTCCATCCTGCCCCCGCCGCGGCCCGCCGCCTGGAGGGCAGGGAGCCGGGGCCGGCCGGAGGCTCGCGGGCCCCCTGGGCGAGGCCGCAAAG CACCCATCGCACAACGGGCGCCAAAAGCTCGGGGAACGCCAGAAAGCAAATTGTACAGCCTTCCGGAAGAGGATAGGAGCTGCGAGCCACCGGCGACCGA GACAGCAGCAACACAGGATTCCCAGGGGAGGCTCCAGCCCCCTTGGCATTTCGGGGAACACGTTGCGCTTTATGGCAAAGCTCCTGAGCATGGCCACCTTCGTGAGGCTCCTGGTGGCCGAAGCCGAGAGGAGGGTCTCATTGTTCTTCAAGGCGGAGGAGGCACAGGAAGTCCCCAGTTTTTTCTTGGACAAGCCCCAGACGGAGAAACAGCTGGAGGAAGGGGAAGTGGGCGGCTTGCGGTACGGCCTGGGCTCCATGCAAGGCTGGCGGGCACACATGGAAGATGCCCACACCGCCCAGCCCCAGCTGCCCGGCGCCCTGGCCGGCTGGGCCTTCTTTGCCGTGTACGACGGCCACGCGGGCAGCACGGTGGCTCAGTTCTGCGCCAGGCACTTGCTCGAGCATGTGCTGGAGGCCGAGGCCCTGTCCAGCCAGGAGGAGGACCCCGCAGCCATCAAGGAGGCTGTGCGGGAGGCCTTCCTGGCTATCGACAGGCGCATGCAGGACCTGTCGCGGGCCGAGGCCTGGGAGCATGCTGGCTCCACCGCCGTGGCTGTGTTGGTGTCGCCCCGGCACCTGTACTTCATCAACCTGGGTGACTCGAGGGCCCTCCTCTGCCGGTCGGCCGCCGTCACGTTCTACACAGACGACCACAAGCCCACCAAGCCGAAGGAGCGGCGGCGCATCGAGAATGCCGGCGGCACGGTGGTGCTGCAGAGGGTCAACGGGTCGTTGGCCGTCTCCCGGGCCCTGGGCGACTTCGGCTACAAGGCTGTGTCTTGGCGTGGACCCACCGAGCAGCCGGTGTCCCCCGAGCCTGAGGTGTACCAGGTGGTGCGCTGCCCCGACGAAGACGAGTTCCTGGTGCTTGCCTGCGACGGGGTTTGGGACACCTTTGACAACGCGGGGCTGTGCGCCTTCGTGCGCTCGCGGCTCTGCCTCACTGGCAGCCCAAGGGACGTCTGCGAGCGCGTGCTGGACTCCTGCCTCTACAAG GGCAGCCGTGACAACATGACCTGCATCGTGGTCTGCTTCCCAGCTGCCCCGGGCGTCTCCCAGGAGGCCTTGCAGAAGGAGCAGGAGCTGGACGCTTCCCTGGAGAAGAGGGTGGCAG AGCTGTACGATGAACTGCTGGAACAGGAAGGGGGTCCCAACGTCGTCTCCGTCTTCCAACGTCTGGCTACAGAGGTGAACCCTAACCTTCCCCCTGGGGGAGGCCTGGCTAGCAA GAGAGCTGTGATCATGGAGGCTTATCAGCGGGTGAAGCAGAGTCGCGAGGAGCAAGAAGTGCCG GCCCCCAGTGCGAATGCTGCCTCGGATTGA